Genomic DNA from Gimesia aquarii:
CGCGCAAAAACAGTTTCTTATGGAACGGATGGCAGCATGTTTCACGAACTGAAAAACATCGTTGTGTTTGGCCCGGGAGATATTGGACAAGCTCACACCCACGATGAATTCATTGAATTAGGTCAGTTGGAACAAGGGACCCATAAATTTGGTGCATTGATTGAGCACTACTGTTTGTAGATTTTGCTTTTTAAGGTTGATCAGCAGGTTTTGGATTATTAAAAAGCTCAGGATCAAATGGATCTTCCGGTTTGGGTTGAACCATTTCTTCGATTTCCGCATCTGTTAATTTCTTTGGCTCAAAACCGGAAATTAAAGAAATGTCTCCTTTTAAAGCAGCAGGAGCAGCTTCCAGCTTTGCCTGTTTCACAGCTGACTTACCCCAATTAGGGTCCAGAAGATTCTTTTTCGCCTGACCGTGTCGACGTGCTGCACGACGTGCTAAACGCTCCGCCCGCAATTCGTCTTGCTGGATGCGATCAGCCACAACTTCTGACACCCATTTTTGGAGAAGCTGCTTCTGTTTCCGTGCAGCATGTCCGGAAAATACGACCATGCCACGTTGGGGGTGTTCTTTCTCTGGCTTCACCAGTAACTGACTACGAGTAGGATCATCTAAATCAATCCACCGCAGCACTTCTGCTAGATTTCTTTCTGCATGAATTCTGTGATTTCCATAGCGTCTACTAATCTGAGTCAGGCGAAATTGTGATTTTGTAGCACTACCATGACAATTCGCATTACCACATTTATTTGAAAGAATGGGTTGGATTTTTCGAACAAATATCGCTGATTGCTCCCGCGAGATTCCTGTTAATGAAGTTGCTTCCTCAGAGCGTTCCGCCTGTTTTTTTAGTATCTTCTCCTGGATTTTTTGGTTTACCGTTAGTCGATTCGTGGATGAATCTCTCATCAATCTCTGTAACATTAATTGTGGCTCGGATCGTTTTGGCTCAAGCCTGATTGCGTCCTTCAACTCAATCTTGGCTTCCTCGTATAACTTGTTTGTAATACACCAGCGAGCCAGATTGAGATGCGTATTTGCTGTTGGAAATTTCATCGATTTCCTCTGCTTCAAATAGATCTCATGCAGGTTCTTCGCTTCAAAGACTATATCTTCATAGGGAACCAGTAGACTTCCAGAGGGGTTTTTCACCAAATATCCACCTGCACCTTCACTGATGTGACCAGAGAGCATCCGACCACTTTTCATCAACAAAAGCGTAACTCCACTGGCTTGTGGTTTCTCTTCTGCAAAAACCAACCAAGCATCACTAAGACTTGCCAAAACCAGGCAAAAAGGGACCAGACTCCAAAAGAACTGGTAAGTGAAATGATATGGTAAATTCTTCATATTAAATTGAATAACAGGTACTTAAGGAGATATTGAGAAACCGAAGCCAAATCAGGCGATTTGACTTAAGTAAATGAGCTAACGTGACTTAAAATAATTGTGGTAGAAATGAGGTTGATTGAGGTGGGAGAGAGTCATTCTTAAGAAATGACATAATAAATTCTTACTTTTAGGTCAAGACAAGTTTTGTTGACTGGCACTATTGAATATCGCAACTGAATACGACAGTGAAAGCTGACAGGTTGATTTCAGTTAGGAAGAAGCCAAAATAGATTTTGATTTCTATCTTGAAAATCAAATTACTTATATCTTTTAGGATGACTTCATGAGCGATGAATGCCAAAGCTTTGAACAATTTCTAGGCCGGGAAATTGTAGTAGATCTTTCCAGCCTGTATGTGATTGCGGGAACTTTGGTCGGGCAGGACCAGCACTATCTCATCCTGGAGAATGCTGATGTGCACGATTTAAGAGACACTGCTACAACCCGTGAATTGTATGTGCATGAGATAGGGCTACATGGACTGGCTGCGAATCGGAGCAGGGCATTGGTTTCCAGAACCGAAGTCGTCTCGCTTTCCGCACTGGACGATATTATTCATTGAATACTGACACTTAAACTTCGAATTAAAAGCTCAAAAACAAAAACCCCGCAGAACAAATTGCCCTGCGGGGATTATAATTTAACGAATTGATTCAACTACTGCCAAACTAAAGCGACCAACCATCTCGGTAGTCACGTGTCAAAAACTTATTGGCTTCTGGAGCATTCGTGAATTCCATTTTTTTAGGATCCCATTCAAGCTTCTTACCAGCACGAATGGCAACATTCCCTAACAACGTCGTTTCGGTTAAACGGCTTGCATAGTTGAAGTTGGACATGGCAGGATCTCCACCTTTGCAAGCAACTACAAATTCTTCAAAGTGACCGGGCGAACGCGGTAGACTTTGCTCAGGTTTTTTGAAGTCCTTGAATTTGTCTTTTGGTAACAGCACATATTCTGCGCCATAGTCATCTGGTGTGTATAGGTTTCCTTCATCACCAACTAAGACAACTCCACTAGATTTCATTTTCTCACCCATTAGAAGTTCTTCAGGTGGCTTGTTACCGCCGTCGTACCATGTCAATTTCAACGGAACAAGATCGCCACGCTGACCGAATTCATAAGTAATCTTTGTCGATTTCGGATAGGTTTCGTTCTCGATCATCCCTTCCTGTTCTGCTTCCACAGTCAGCGGATCATAAAGATCAAGCGCCATCACATGCATGTTCATCGTGTGACAAGCCATATCTCCCAAAGCACCAGTTCCAAAATCGAGCCAGCCGCGCCATTCAAACGGATGATAAAGCGTACTGAATTCACGATAGGGAGCAGGTCCCAGGAAGAGATCCCAGTGGATATGTCTTGGAACGGGTTCTCCTTCTGGTGGACGATCTACACCTTTTCCCCAAACCGGACGGTTCGTCCAAACATGAGCTTCGCGTACATTACCCAACACACCCGAGCGAATCACTTCCACCGCTTCACGAAATCCATTTTTAGCAGTACCCTGATTCCCCATTTGTGTCGCTACCTTATGTTTGTTGGCAACTTCGCGCATCATGCGGGCTTCATGAACTGACCAGGTTAATGGCTTTTGTGTAAAACAGTGCTTGCCTTTTTTCATCGCCATAATGCTTGCAGGAGCATGTGAATGGTCGGGAGTACTAACAGTGACTGCGTCAATCTGATCTCCCATTTCGGTAATCATTTCCCGATAATCATTAAACTTTTTGGCTTTGGGATAACGAGCAGCCGATTTTGCCAGACGCTTATCATCAATATCACAAATGGCAATCAAGTTACCATGCTTCGCAGCACTTGCAGAATCACTTGAACCTTTACCACCGATACCAACTGATGCGAAATTGAGTCGCTCAAGGGGTGATTTTTCTTCTGCAAGCAGGCTCTGACCACCCACCCAAAATGCAGCACCTAGTGCCGATGATTGCTTAATAAACTCGCGGCGAGTTGAACGTTGACTCATGAAGTGCTCCTGTTTGAAAGTTCTAGAGTATTCTTGTTACGCCATTTTACTTTTGTCGGTTAAAACATTTCACAACTTTTACGAATATTACATCAGAAAAGTCTTATTTATTGTAGTTTCTGCAGGAAGGAATGAAAACAGAATAACAGGTGAAATGAGAATCATCGTCAAATCACAAGATCTGGGATGACTTAATAAGGAGCTCTAAATTATTTTGAATTATTACTCCAATGAGGCTTTTCTCCCGGTCATAAAAACGTCAAAGTAAATTAGTCTTCCAGCGCATCCTTCCTGCAATACTCCTCAAACCAAATGCCAGATGACTCATGAACACCAACGATTCCCTTTCTCAAGATCCAGATTTTGATGTACTCATCCAAGGTGGTACTGTAATTGACGGTACTCGGGCCCCACGATACCGTGCAGATATCGGCATCAAAGCAGACAAAATTATAGCAATTGGAAATCTGGAACATGCTTCCGGTTCACATTCAATTGATGCCCGGAATAAAATTGTCGCCCCTGGCTTTGTGGACGTGCATAATCATTCCGATAGCTGGTTACTCAACACCCCCAACTTTATCTCTAAAACATCACAGGGATTCACAACAGAAGTCATTATGGCTGATGGAATTTCTTATGCACCTGTAGATCGATGCACGGCTGAAGACTGGATTTACTATTTGCAATCTCTGGATGGTCTATTCCCCGAAGAATACACTGGGTGGGAATCGCTACATGAATACATGAGCCTGATTGATGGCAAAAATGTTCAGAATGTAATGACACATCTCCCTTATGCAAATTTGCGTTCGATGGCATGTGGCTTTGGTCGCCAAAGAGTTGATGACTTTCAAATGAAACAAATTTGCTGTGAAGTCATTAAAGGGATGGAAGCAGGTGCTGTGGGGATCTCAACAGGTCTCGATTATATCGCTCAATGTTTTTCCACAACTGAAGAAATCATAGAGGCCTGTCAGGCCATGTCGAAATATGATGGTCTCTATGTTTCTCATGTAAGATATAAAAAGACTTTAATTCCAGCGATCAAAGAAGCAGTGGAGATTGGGAAAAGAGCAGGGGTGAAAGTTCATATTTCACACTTAAAAGGACAACATCCAGGGCAAGCGGAAGAAGCATTAGAGTATATCGACAAAATAGCACGACATGAAGTTGATATTTCGTTTGATGTTTACCCTTATCAACCAGGTTCCACAATGCTGCATTTTTTACTGCCTTATGAAGTATGGGAAGCAGGACCGCTCCAGGCAGTAGAAAAACTCAAGCAACCGGAATTGCAACAGCGCTTTCGGTACGGACTGGATAATTATTTATTAGATATCTCGGCCATTCAGATTGCCTGGGTTCGCAGTGAAAAAAACAAACATCATCAAGGAAAGTCACTAAGCCAATATGTGGAAGAGTCGGGACTCTCACAAGAAGAAGCTCTGGTCAACCTTTTGATAGAAGAAGAAATGGCAGTACTTTTAGTATTCAACATGGGCGATGATCGACTGGTCGACCCTGTTCTACAACACGATTTATATATGATGGGAACAGATGGAATCTATATGGAAGGGGGAATTATTCACCCTCGCCAATTTGGTTCTGCCCCACGATTGCTGGGTCCCTGTGTCAGAGACCATCATCTATTCTCACTCGAAGATGCCGTTTATAAACTATCGGGAGCGGCAGCCCACAGGTTTGGTCTCGGTAAGCGAAGCCAATTAAAAGAAGGTTATTTCGCTGACGTCGTTATCTTCGATCCACTCACCGTTCAGGATCACGCCACCTATCAGGATCCACAGCAATTTTCATCGGGAATCAGCCATGTGATATCTAATGGAACTCCCATCGTTCAGGACAATTCTCCGCTCACGATTGAGACAGAAACACTTCCCGGACGTTATTTGAAGTATCAACCTAAATAAGGTTTTAATCGAGAAACCGTTTCAGGGTTCTCATATTCGTTCTTACCAAATCCGTACTCCGCGCCAGCTTCAACTGCTTCATCCTGATACTCGGGGTAATTTGAAACAAGCATAAAATAACTTGATTTGATTTCAGGTAAACTCTTTATTTTCCGGATTAATTCAATTCCATCACTATAATCTGCATCCAATTTTCGGTTCACCGTAACGAGGTCATAGGGATTTTGTTTTAACTTTTCCAATGTATCTGCTTCAACGTCAGATTGATCTATTTCAACATCAAAATGACTTGTCAAAAAATGGACTAATGAATTGGTATCTGGTACACACTGGCCTACACTCAGCACACGTTTCGTCATCGAGTTAATCCTAAATAATTTTTGAGTAATTCCAAAGAATCCATAGACAAAACCGGTTTCTCCGACCTAACCGCAAAGTCGAGAGACTTCACGAATTGAATCTAGCGCATCATCAAGATCCGGTACTTCCACTCCAGGCAGACGCCCGGCTTGATCACATTCTTCCAGCAACAAGAGATCTTCATAGTTTTCATTCGCCATTAATCGTCTTCTGGCACGAGCACCAATTGTTCCTGCTTTTATTGCATGAGCGTCCATATGGTGTTGTATGAGCCAGGCTGTTCGCTCCGAAATAAAGCCATCCAATGCTTCTAATCCCGCTTCAACATGGTTCTGAGCATCAATTGCTTTTCCAACATCATGTAACAAAGCCGCTAATTGAAATTCTTCATCGTAAGGTTGTTCGTCGTAGGCCAGATCATAAACCTGTAAACTGTGATACAGTGCATCTCCTTCCGGATGATATTTACGTGATTGTTTCACACCTGCCAACGGAATCAACAACATACGATAAATTTGAAAGCGGTCTATATTCTGTTCTACCTCTGCTAACCGTTGATCCAGGTCGATGCCGGGATACTCCTTCAATAGAAACTGTTCAAATTCTGGCAACGTTGCTCGTTCGATTTGTTTACCGGTAATCGAACACTTAAAACCGTAACTTGCCCGCTCAGTTGGGTAGAGTGTCAGTTCGACTGCATATTGATCCTGGATATGAATATGAGTAAAAATACGCTCTTCACCATGCTTTTTAACAGTTTTATGTTCTACACGATAGTCTATGCCTTCATCGTCAAGTTGTGCTGTCACAGCCTCGCAACTGTGTGAAAACACATGCAGGTCAATGTCAGATCCCTGACGAATATGCCCCGTCAAAGTACTTCCGATGATTTTGGGACGGTAGGCATTCAATAACCGCATATATCTCAACGCTTGCAGGCGCATCGAAAGTAGATTCTGAGTACGGGTGTCTCCTTCAAACGTGCAGGCGAACCGCTGAATTTCATCTCGTATTTCGCGATTGCTTGGGAGGTCGGCAGGCTTAACCCAACCTTGGCACACTTTCCTGGCGGCTTTCATTTTGGCCCGATAATACTCAGTCTCCTGACGGGAATACATCAGTCGTGCCGCTTCGAATACAATCTGGCGGCGTAATTTGCTGGTGTTCATTAAAAACCGGTGAACTTCCTCACCGTCGAAACGAAAAAAAGGGAGAGCGATGCATGATCCATAGACAATCCCAGATCATCGCTCATCAAGATTTTAGTCTCATTGATTTGAAAAACAACTTCGCTTTACTTCAAAATCAATCACTTTGCTTCAGCAACTTGTTTCTGTTTCCATTCGTTATACAGAATACTACTGCGAAAACGGCTAAAACCAGGACCAGCTCCTACACTCGCTGGTTTCGCCCCCAGATCATATTGTCGTGCTGCGACTTTCGAATCCTCTGAAAGTTCCCAGTCTTCGGGTCGATACCGATGGTTAAAGGAATTATTGGAGCGACGTAATACAAACGAAATCGTCTCTTCTAACGAAGTTTTTTCTTTATTTCCCCAAAAACGATCCCAACTTTTCGCATTAGTAATACTTGTGTCCGCCTTACCATTCATTCCGAGCCATTTATCGACATCATAGACATTTCCGTCACCTTCAAATGACCGACTTTCTTTCGATGATTTCTGTGATAAAAGTGAGAGTCCCAAGTTTTCAACCTTATATGCAGTATGGTCACTCATGATATGAATATCTTTGACAAACCGCTCGAAATTGAAAGCTTCTAAACCCTGAATTGTACAATGCGAAAGGTTAAGATTAATACTGCCTCCGACAGTCTTTCCAGAACTTTTGAGCACAGAGAAAATTTTCCTTGAAAAAAGGACTGAATCATCAACTGTTAATGTCTGTTTTCCGGTGCCTTCTATTTCAAACGCAGCGCGTCCCCCTACAAAAAAACAATTCGTAAACGAAGAATCGGTGGGGGATAAGATCTGAATTGCAGCCATCCCTTTGTTATTCTGTTCGGAGATGGAACAATTCAACATTCTCAGATTTCCACCATTTACAACCACGGCTGCCCAGGGAATTTCTTTCCCAACTTCTGGTGGATCAAACTGAAATGAGATACCTTCGATTGCGAGTGTTCCCTTTGAAACACGAATAATATGTCTCACATTTGGATCACGTTCGGGACGGGCTCGCAATCCTAATTTATTGCGTCCTCTGGAATAGACAAAAACAGGGTCATAACCAAAACCAGCTTCGATTGTCAAATCCTTATCAATTTCGACATGAGGGATGCGAAATGGACCATCGCCATTAACGCGGATTAGATCTCCTGATTTTGAATCTTTAACAGCTTCTGAAAGTGAAGCATATTCAGGCTTCTTATCCTGAGTGAAGATTTGAAATTTCTTTTCAGGCTCCCCATTCAACATACGAGATATATCACTTCCCAGGTTCGCTTTCCGCAAGAAAAGAATGGCAAAAGAAGTGTCGGCAAGTTTGCCACGTGAATTTTCCCAACTCCCATCCTCTTTCTGTGTTTTGATGAGTACATTCGCGCCTTTTGAAAACCAATCCGTGTTTCCCAATTTTTCCAAACC
This window encodes:
- a CDS encoding Gfo/Idh/MocA family protein, whose protein sequence is MSQRSTRREFIKQSSALGAAFWVGGQSLLAEEKSPLERLNFASVGIGGKGSSDSASAAKHGNLIAICDIDDKRLAKSAARYPKAKKFNDYREMITEMGDQIDAVTVSTPDHSHAPASIMAMKKGKHCFTQKPLTWSVHEARMMREVANKHKVATQMGNQGTAKNGFREAVEVIRSGVLGNVREAHVWTNRPVWGKGVDRPPEGEPVPRHIHWDLFLGPAPYREFSTLYHPFEWRGWLDFGTGALGDMACHTMNMHVMALDLYDPLTVEAEQEGMIENETYPKSTKITYEFGQRGDLVPLKLTWYDGGNKPPEELLMGEKMKSSGVVLVGDEGNLYTPDDYGAEYVLLPKDKFKDFKKPEQSLPRSPGHFEEFVVACKGGDPAMSNFNYASRLTETTLLGNVAIRAGKKLEWDPKKMEFTNAPEANKFLTRDYRDGWSL
- a CDS encoding N-acyl-D-amino-acid deacylase family protein; translated protein: MNTNDSLSQDPDFDVLIQGGTVIDGTRAPRYRADIGIKADKIIAIGNLEHASGSHSIDARNKIVAPGFVDVHNHSDSWLLNTPNFISKTSQGFTTEVIMADGISYAPVDRCTAEDWIYYLQSLDGLFPEEYTGWESLHEYMSLIDGKNVQNVMTHLPYANLRSMACGFGRQRVDDFQMKQICCEVIKGMEAGAVGISTGLDYIAQCFSTTEEIIEACQAMSKYDGLYVSHVRYKKTLIPAIKEAVEIGKRAGVKVHISHLKGQHPGQAEEALEYIDKIARHEVDISFDVYPYQPGSTMLHFLLPYEVWEAGPLQAVEKLKQPELQQRFRYGLDNYLLDISAIQIAWVRSEKNKHHQGKSLSQYVEESGLSQEEALVNLLIEEEMAVLLVFNMGDDRLVDPVLQHDLYMMGTDGIYMEGGIIHPRQFGSAPRLLGPCVRDHHLFSLEDAVYKLSGAAAHRFGLGKRSQLKEGYFADVVIFDPLTVQDHATYQDPQQFSSGISHVISNGTPIVQDNSPLTIETETLPGRYLKYQPK
- a CDS encoding HD domain-containing protein: MNTSKLRRQIVFEAARLMYSRQETEYYRAKMKAARKVCQGWVKPADLPSNREIRDEIQRFACTFEGDTRTQNLLSMRLQALRYMRLLNAYRPKIIGSTLTGHIRQGSDIDLHVFSHSCEAVTAQLDDEGIDYRVEHKTVKKHGEERIFTHIHIQDQYAVELTLYPTERASYGFKCSITGKQIERATLPEFEQFLLKEYPGIDLDQRLAEVEQNIDRFQIYRMLLIPLAGVKQSRKYHPEGDALYHSLQVYDLAYDEQPYDEEFQLAALLHDVGKAIDAQNHVEAGLEALDGFISERTAWLIQHHMDAHAIKAGTIGARARRRLMANENYEDLLLLEECDQAGRLPGVEVPDLDDALDSIREVSRLCG
- a CDS encoding prenyltransferase/squalene oxidase repeat-containing protein, with product MLRRALKNIVSLLMIVISLVVLTSGVQAQTAQEVTESRLKGVEFLKSQQQDDGSWEYEGHPVGITALCTLALLENGVPVNDPLIQKGRLFILKESEKLKSTYDLALATLLLSRIGDREDKTMIRRYAARLIAGQTTTGGWSYSCPIVASSTLNNPRARPKLGTSPGDNSCTQFAVLGLWTASRSNIDIEESMIGVARRFVETQNEDGGWSYRLPTEEKAEPSRNSMTLAGLFCLTVARASKIKSMQKQEEEEGESRAETQKEGETLISDPIFAKGLEMAGKYAAGISTSSARYFLWSTERVGVLLGLEKLGNTDWFSKGANVLIKTQKEDGSWENSRGKLADTSFAILFLRKANLGSDISRMLNGEPEKKFQIFTQDKKPEYASLSEAVKDSKSGDLIRVNGDGPFRIPHVEIDKDLTIEAGFGYDPVFVYSRGRNKLGLRARPERDPNVRHIIRVSKGTLAIEGISFQFDPPEVGKEIPWAAVVVNGGNLRMLNCSISEQNNKGMAAIQILSPTDSSFTNCFFVGGRAAFEIEGTGKQTLTVDDSVLFSRKIFSVLKSSGKTVGGSINLNLSHCTIQGLEAFNFERFVKDIHIMSDHTAYKVENLGLSLLSQKSSKESRSFEGDGNVYDVDKWLGMNGKADTSITNAKSWDRFWGNKEKTSLEETISFVLRRSNNSFNHRYRPEDWELSEDSKVAARQYDLGAKPASVGAGPGFSRFRSSILYNEWKQKQVAEAK
- a CDS encoding response regulator transcription factor, encoding MTKRVLSVGQCVPDTNSLVHFLTSHFDVEIDQSDVEADTLEKLKQNPYDLVTVNRKLDADYSDGIELIRKIKSLPEIKSSYFMLVSNYPEYQDEAVEAGAEYGFGKNEYENPETVSRLKPYLG